CACGATCCGGTCCGCCGTGGCGGCGATCCAGTAGCCGCCCGAGGCGCCCAGGTCGGCGATGGAGACCACCACCGGCTTCCCCGCCTGGCGCACCCGCTGCACGGCCTCCCCGATCTCCTGGGCCGCCGCGGCGCTCCCGCCCGGCGTGTTCATCCGGATGACCACGGCTCGCACCGCGGGGTCTTCGCGGGCCTGGCGCAGCTGGCCGGTGACCTGCTCCGCGCCCACCACCGTGCCCAGCAGGGCGCTGGAGCCGTTCCCGGCCGCGATGGGCCCGTCGATGGCGACCACGGCGATCTGCCCGCCGCTCCGTCCCCCGCGGGGCGGCGCCCCCGCGGGCCACAGCAGCGAGACCACCGAGGCCACCACGAGGAGGGCGAGCAGGATGACGACCGCCCACTGCAAACGCTGGTTGGCCATCCTCGGCGCTCCTCGGCTCGGACTTCACGCACCGGCGCCCCCGCCCCGCCGCCGCCCGCGGGCGAGGGCATGGCGACGCTCCCCTACGAGCGGGCGCCAGCCCCGACGGGCCGCAGCCCCGCCCGCTCCGCCGCCGCGCGGATGAACCCGGCGAACAGCGGGTGGGGACGGGTGGGGCGGGACTTCAGCTCGGGGTGGTACTGGGTCCCGACGAACCAGGGATGCCCTGGCAATTCGATGACCTCCACCAGGTCTCCTTCGGGCCACACCCCCGTGGTGCGCAGGCCGGCGGCGTTGAGCCGGTCGCGGTAGGCGTTGTTGACCTCGTACCGGTGGCGGTGGCGCTCGTAGATCAGCTCCTGGCGACCGTAGAGCTCCCAGACCAGCGAGCCCGGCTCCAGGCGGCACGGGTAGCGCCCGAGGCGCATGGTGCCCCCCAGGTTGGTGACCTGCTTCTGTTCCTCCATCAGGTCGATGACGGGGTGCGGCGTCGCCGGGTCGAACTCCGTGCTGTGGGCCCCCGCGAGTCCCAGCACGTGCCGGGCGAACTCGATGACCGCGCACTGGAGGCCCAGGCAGATGCCCAGGAACGGCACCCCGTGCTCCCGGGCATAGCGCACCGCGGCGATCTTGCCCTCGACGCCGCGATGGCCGAAGCCGCCCGGGACCAGGATGCCGTGCATGTCCCGCAGGAGCCGCTCGGCCCCCTGTTCCTCCACCGCCTCGCTGTGGATCCAGCGGATGTCGACCCCCACCCGGTGGGCGATGCCGCCGTGGCCCAGCGCCTCGGCCACGCTGATGTAGGCGTCCGTCAGGTCCACGTATTTGCCCACCACGGCGATGCGCACCTGGCCGTCGGGATGCTTGATGTGGTCCACCATCTCGCGCCACTGGCGCAGGTCGGGTTCCCGCTCGGGCAGGCCCAGCCGGCGGACCACGATCTCGCCCAGCCCCTCCTCCTCCAGGCGCAGGGGCACCTCGTAGATGGTGTCCACGTCCGGGTTGCTGATGACGGCCTGGGGCTCCACGTCGCAGAAGAGGGCGATCTTCTCCCGCACGTCCCGCGGCAGCGGCCGCTCGCACCGACAGACGATGGCGTCCGGCTGGATGCCGATGCTGCGCAGCTCCTTGACGCTGTGCTGGGTGGGCTTGGTCTTGAGCTCGCCCGCCGCCCCCACGTACGGCACCAGGGTGACGTGGATGTACATCACCTCGTCGCGGCCGATGTCGCGGCGCAGCTGACGGATCGCCTCCAGATAGGGGAGGCCCTCGATGTCGCCCACCGTGCCGCCGATCTCGACGATCACCACGTCGGCGCCGCTGGTCTCCGCCACCGAGAGGATGCGCCCCTTGATCTCGTTGGTGATGTGGGGGATGACCTGCACGGTGCCCCCCAGGAAGTCCCCGCGCCGCTCCTTCTCGATCACCGCCTGGTACACCTGTCCGGTGGTCACCGTGTGGGCCCGGGAGACGTTCTCGTCGATGAACCGCTCGTAGTGCCCCAGGTCCAGGTCCGTCTCGGCGCCGTCCTCGGTGACGAAGACCTCCCCGTGCTGCAGCGGGCTCATCGTCCCCGCGTCCACGTTGATGTACGGGTCGATCTTCTGGATGGCCACCCGCAGCCCGCGGGCCTTGAGCAGGCGGCCCAGGGAGGCCGCGGTGATGCCCTTGCCCAGGGCCGAGACCACGCCTCCCGTCACGAAGATGAACTTGGCCATCGATCCCCCTCCGGATAGGCGCGCCGGCCAGGGCGCCGATCACATGCGCTCGGGTGCCGACACCCCCAACAGGCCCAGCGTCCGCGCCAGGACCCGGCGGGTGGCGTCCACCAGGACCAGCCGCGCCCGGGCCACGGGCTCCTCCTCGCCCAGCACCCGGCAGCGGGTGTAGAACTGGTGGAAGAGGGTGGCCACGTCCTTCAGGTAGTACGTCAGCCGGTGGGGCTCGCGCGCGGTCGCCGCCTGCGCCACCTCGCCGGGCAGGTCCAGCAGCCGCCGCGCCAGGTCGCGCTCCGACGGGTCGCCCAGGGGGCTCAGGTCGGTGGCCGGGTCGGGCCGCAGGCCCGCCTCGGCCGCGGCCTGGCGCAGGATGCCGCAGGCCCGGGCATGGGCGTACTGGACGTAGTACACCGGGTTCTCGTTGGAGCGGAGGTTGGCCAGGTCCAGGTCGAAGTCCAGGTGCGTGTCGGGCGAGCGCATCAGGAAGAAGTACCGGGCCGCGTCGACGTCCACCTCGTCCAGGAACTCCGCCATGGTCACCAGCTCGCCGCGGCGCTTGGACATGCGCACCGCCTGGCCCCCGCGCACCAGGTGGACCATCTGGGTCAGCAGCACCTCGAACCAGCCGTCGGGCAGGCCCAGGGCGCGCAGGGCCGCCTGCATCGGCACCACATGGCCGTGGTGGTCCTGCCCCCAGATGTCGATGGCGCGCTCGAACCCCCGCTCCCACTTGGTCAGGTGATAGGCGATGTCCACCAGGGTGTAGGTGTACTCGCCGTCCCGGCGGACCAGCACCCGGTCCTTGTCGTCGCCCACGGCGGTCGAACGCAGCCAGACGGCGCCGTCCCGCTCGTAGACCATGTCCCGCTGCCGCAACCGCTCCAGGACCCGCTCGGGGTAGCCCTCGGCCCGCACCCGCGTCTCGGGATACCAGACGTCGAACTCCACGCCGAAGCGCGCCAGCTGCACCCGCATCTGGGCCACGATCGCCTCCACGGCGAAGCGGGCCATGCGCGCCCAGCGCTCCTCCTCCGGGCGATCCAGCAGCCCGGGTCCCTCGGCGGCCAGCAGGTCGCGGGCGATGTCGATCACGTACTCGCCGGGATAGCCGCCCTCCGGGATTGCCGCGTCCTGGCCCAGCTCCTGGCGCATGCGCGCCTCCACCGACTGGGCCAGCTTGCGGATCTGGTTGCCGGCGTCGTTGAGGTAGAACTCCCTCTCGACCCGGTACCCCGCCGCCTCCAGCACCCGCGCCAGGGCGTCGCCCAGCGCCGCCGCCCGCGCGTTGACCACGCCCAGCGGTCCCGTCGGGTTGGCGCTGACGAACTCCACCTGGACCCGCTGGCCACCGCCGACGCCGGTGGTGCCGAAGGCGTCGCCGGCCTGGAGGATCGCCCGCAGCCCCTCCCGCCACCAGTCCTCGGCCAGCCGGAAGTTCAAGAAGCCCGGGCCGGCCACCGCGACCTCGCGCAACCAGGCGCCGCCCGGGAGATGGCGCCGCACGACCTCCGCCACCTCCCGGGGCGGGCGCCCGGCACGGCTTGCCAGGACCAGCGCGGCGTTGCTGGCGAAGTCGCCATGGCGCGGATCCCGCGGCACCTCCACCTGGACGCCGCGCCAGCTCGGGCTCCCCGGGGCCACCTCCTGGGGCAGCTCCCCCGCGGCCACCGCCGCGGCAGCCGCCGCCTCCAGCGCCTGGCGCACCTGCTGCCGTGCCGAGGCTACGGGATCGACCGCCATCACCGCGCCACCTCCCGCGAGAACGCCAACAGGATCTCCCGGGCCAGCTTCGCCGCGACGACCTCCGTGCGCCCGCTGGGATCCAGGGGCGGCGCCGCTTCGACCAGATCGGCTGCCACCACCCGCGCCCCGGCGCGCGCCAGCCGGTAGAGGGCCCGCTGCAGCACGCCGAAGTCCGGCCCCCCAGGCTCCGGCGTGCCCGTGCCGGGCGCCACCGCCGGGTCCAGCACGTCGATGTCCACCGTCAGGTAGACCGGCACCCCCCGCAGCGGGCCGGCCAGCTCCCGCGCCAGCGCCTCCGCCCCCTCGCCGACGTCGTGGAAGAGCCGCCCCTCCTGCCGCGCCAGCTGGAACTCCTCGCGCAGGCCCGACCGCGGCCCCAGCTGCCAAAGGCGGCCCGTCCCCACCAGGTCCAGGACCCGCCGCATCACGGTCGCGTGGGAGTAGGGCTCGCCCAGGTACCGGTCACGCAGGTCGGCGTGGGCGTCGAACTGGACCACCACCAGGTCCGGGTAGCGATCCAGGACCGCGTTCACCGCCGCCAGGGTCACCAGGTGCTCGCCGCCCAGCAGGAGCACCCTCTTCCCGTCGGCGACGGGTCGGCGCAGCGCCGCCTCGATGCGGGCCAGGCTCTGCCCCAGGTTGCCCAGCGGCAGGACCACGTCGCCCGCGTCGTGGACGGCCAGGTCCTCCAGGTCGCGGTCCAGCTCCGGGCTGTAGGTCTCCAGGCTGTGCGACGCCTCGCGGATGCGGGTCGGTCCCCACCGGGTCCCGGGCCGGTAGCTGACGGTCAGCTCCAGGGGAGCCCCGGCGACCACCCAGACGGCGGCGTCGTAGTCGGCCTCCGCGGCCACGAAGCGTCCTGGCCGCTCCCAGGGGCCGGTGGCCGGCTCATCGTCCATGCTCCTCACCTCGGCAGCGGGATGCCCCCGCGCGGCGATGGGCGCCTCCACCGCGACGGAGGCGGAGGCTGGCCGACCTGCACCCCTCAACGCCCCTCGGCTGCGGGGCGCCCGGGCGGAGCGACCGGAGATCCCTCGGCACCCGTCGCGCCCGCCTGGCCCACCCGCCCCGGCCGGTCGGGGAGGCGGTCCGCCGCCTCCTCCGTCGGCGCGCCGGACTGCAGCAGGTCGGCCACGAAGGGAGGCAGCACGAAGGCGGCGCGATGGACCTCCGGCGTGTAGTACCGCGTCGCCAGTCGCAGGGCCTCCCAGGCGCCATCCCGAGGCGCCCGCGGGTCGGGACCGCGGGTGGCCACGCTGTAGGTCCACAGACCCCCGGGATACGTGGGGACCACGCCCCAGTAGAGGGCCGTGACGGGGAACACCGTCCGGAGCGATGCCTGGACGCGGCGGATCAGGTCGCGGTTGAAGAAGGGCGACTCCGACTGCTGGACGAAGATGCCGCCCGGCCGCAGGGCGCGGAACACCGCCCGATGGAAGTCGGTGCCGAAGAGGGCCACCGCGGGCCCCACGGGATCGGTGGAGTCCACGATGATCACGTCGTAGGTGTCGGGGCGCTCCTCCACGTGGCGGATGCCGTCGGCGAAGAAGACGCGCGCCCGGGGATCGTCGAAGGCGTTGAGCTCGGGCAGGTACCGCCGGGCCACCTCCACCACCCGCCGGTCGATCTCGGCCAGGTGGGCCTCCTCCACCGTCGGGTGGCGCAGGACCTCCCGCAGGACGCCCCCGTCGCCTCCGCCGATCACCAGCACCCGGCGCGGGTCGGGGTGGGCGAAGAGCGGCACGTGGGCCATCATCTCGTGGTAGGCGAACTCGTCCCGCTGCGAGGTCTGGATCACGTCGTCCAGGACCAGCATGCGGCCGAACTCCACCGTGTCCAGGACCATGACCTCCTGGAACGGGCTGCGCTCGCAGTGCAGGACCTGCCGCACGCGCACCGAGATGCGCAGATTCGCCGTTTGATCCTCCGTGAACCAGACCTGCACACCGGCCACCCCGCTCCGCCGCGCCGTCGTCGGGTTCCTCCGCGCCCTCGTCGGCCCGCCGGTGGACCGCGCTCAGTACCACAGGACGGCGGCGGCCACCACCGCGCCCGGACGGTCGCCGACCACCATCTCCGTCGCCGCCACCCGGACGTCCCGCAGGGCCATGCCCCGCCGCCGGAAGGCCTCTTCCACCATGGCGCGAACCGCACGTTCCGCCTCTTCGCGCGAGCAGTGCCCGGAATACTCCATGATCGTCCCGTAGTCGCGATCGGAGAAGCCCACCGCCACCGCCGCGGCGATGCGGTCGCCCTTGACGTCGCTGACCAGGCTGCCGTAGGCCGTGGGGGTCAGGGACCCCGGCGGGATGTCCAGCCGCTCGACCAGCTCGCACTCCGGTGGCAGGATGCTGGAGACCTTGATCAGGTTGAGGTTGCCGATGCCGGCGGCCAACAAGGCGTTGTCGAACGCGGTCAGCTTGTGGTCGCCCTCGCCGCTGCCCGCCACGACCGTGACCTTCTTCGGTGTGGGAAGCAACCCCGTCGCCTCCTTGACCGGCGGCCGCCGCGCCGCGGACGCCTTGGCACGCCACCCACCCGCGCCTCCACCCGGCCGAAAACCATGGTGTAATGTATCGAAACCCTCCCGGCCATGCAAGGACGACCTGGGCGGCCATACTACCGGCGGGGGGTTGCCCATGGTCCGCCGGGGCGGCAGCCAGAACGACGGGACGAACCGGCCCGACGGCGCCCACGCGGCCCCGGGCGGCGCTCCGGCGGGGCGCCCCGGGGACGACGGGCCGTGGGCACCGCCCCGCGGCGCCGAGGCGTCCGGCGCCCCCCAGGGGGATTGGCGTCCCCGTCGCCGGCGCGGCGGCTTGCGGGGGATGGGCCGGCCTTCCCTCGCCCGCCGCGTGGCTCGCTGGGCGGCCCTGGCGGTCATCGCCCTCGCCCTGATGGGCGCGGGCGTCGTCGCCTTCGCTGCCGTGACGCCCCTGCCGAAGCCGGAGGTCCCGCAGGCCACGCTCATCTACGACGTGGACGGCCGCGTCGTGGCCAGCCTGTACCGGCAAAACCGCCAGCTGGCCCGCCCCGACGAGATCCCCGCCTCCCTGCGCCAGGCGGTGGTGGCGGCGGAGGACGCTCGCTTCTACCGCCACCACGGCTTCGACCTGGTGGCC
The sequence above is drawn from the Thermaerobacter sp. FW80 genome and encodes:
- a CDS encoding CTP synthase, which gives rise to MAKFIFVTGGVVSALGKGITAASLGRLLKARGLRVAIQKIDPYINVDAGTMSPLQHGEVFVTEDGAETDLDLGHYERFIDENVSRAHTVTTGQVYQAVIEKERRGDFLGGTVQVIPHITNEIKGRILSVAETSGADVVIVEIGGTVGDIEGLPYLEAIRQLRRDIGRDEVMYIHVTLVPYVGAAGELKTKPTQHSVKELRSIGIQPDAIVCRCERPLPRDVREKIALFCDVEPQAVISNPDVDTIYEVPLRLEEEGLGEIVVRRLGLPEREPDLRQWREMVDHIKHPDGQVRIAVVGKYVDLTDAYISVAEALGHGGIAHRVGVDIRWIHSEAVEEQGAERLLRDMHGILVPGGFGHRGVEGKIAAVRYAREHGVPFLGICLGLQCAVIEFARHVLGLAGAHSTEFDPATPHPVIDLMEEQKQVTNLGGTMRLGRYPCRLEPGSLVWELYGRQELIYERHRHRYEVNNAYRDRLNAAGLRTTGVWPEGDLVEVIELPGHPWFVGTQYHPELKSRPTRPHPLFAGFIRAAAERAGLRPVGAGARS
- the argS gene encoding arginine--tRNA ligase, producing MAVDPVASARQQVRQALEAAAAAAVAAGELPQEVAPGSPSWRGVQVEVPRDPRHGDFASNAALVLASRAGRPPREVAEVVRRHLPGGAWLREVAVAGPGFLNFRLAEDWWREGLRAILQAGDAFGTTGVGGGQRVQVEFVSANPTGPLGVVNARAAALGDALARVLEAAGYRVEREFYLNDAGNQIRKLAQSVEARMRQELGQDAAIPEGGYPGEYVIDIARDLLAAEGPGLLDRPEEERWARMARFAVEAIVAQMRVQLARFGVEFDVWYPETRVRAEGYPERVLERLRQRDMVYERDGAVWLRSTAVGDDKDRVLVRRDGEYTYTLVDIAYHLTKWERGFERAIDIWGQDHHGHVVPMQAALRALGLPDGWFEVLLTQMVHLVRGGQAVRMSKRRGELVTMAEFLDEVDVDAARYFFLMRSPDTHLDFDLDLANLRSNENPVYYVQYAHARACGILRQAAAEAGLRPDPATDLSPLGDPSERDLARRLLDLPGEVAQAATAREPHRLTYYLKDVATLFHQFYTRCRVLGEEEPVARARLVLVDATRRVLARTLGLLGVSAPERM
- the speB gene encoding agmatinase is translated as MDDEPATGPWERPGRFVAAEADYDAAVWVVAGAPLELTVSYRPGTRWGPTRIREASHSLETYSPELDRDLEDLAVHDAGDVVLPLGNLGQSLARIEAALRRPVADGKRVLLLGGEHLVTLAAVNAVLDRYPDLVVVQFDAHADLRDRYLGEPYSHATVMRRVLDLVGTGRLWQLGPRSGLREEFQLARQEGRLFHDVGEGAEALARELAGPLRGVPVYLTVDIDVLDPAVAPGTGTPEPGGPDFGVLQRALYRLARAGARVVAADLVEAAPPLDPSGRTEVVAAKLAREILLAFSREVAR
- the speE gene encoding polyamine aminopropyltransferase, with translation MQVWFTEDQTANLRISVRVRQVLHCERSPFQEVMVLDTVEFGRMLVLDDVIQTSQRDEFAYHEMMAHVPLFAHPDPRRVLVIGGGDGGVLREVLRHPTVEEAHLAEIDRRVVEVARRYLPELNAFDDPRARVFFADGIRHVEERPDTYDVIIVDSTDPVGPAVALFGTDFHRAVFRALRPGGIFVQQSESPFFNRDLIRRVQASLRTVFPVTALYWGVVPTYPGGLWTYSVATRGPDPRAPRDGAWEALRLATRYYTPEVHRAAFVLPPFVADLLQSGAPTEEAADRLPDRPGRVGQAGATGAEGSPVAPPGRPAAEGR
- a CDS encoding pyruvoyl-dependent arginine decarboxylase → MLPTPKKVTVVAGSGEGDHKLTAFDNALLAAGIGNLNLIKVSSILPPECELVERLDIPPGSLTPTAYGSLVSDVKGDRIAAAVAVGFSDRDYGTIMEYSGHCSREEAERAVRAMVEEAFRRRGMALRDVRVAATEMVVGDRPGAVVAAAVLWY